One stretch of Papaver somniferum cultivar HN1 unplaced genomic scaffold, ASM357369v1 unplaced-scaffold_154, whole genome shotgun sequence DNA includes these proteins:
- the LOC113336763 gene encoding ABC transporter F family member 4-like — MGRKKAEEAGTAKAGKTAAKDVKKEKLSVSAMLASMDQKSEKPKGSSSATTSKSKAKAAQKRTSYTDDIDLPPSDEDEDELSGEDQQNNPGGNVPVRSNRHADIKPLEAASLDAKKREKKEMLAAEAAARAKKEALRDDREAFSVVIGSRASVLEGEDNADANVKDITIENFSVSARGKELLKNTSVKIAHGKRYGLIGPNGMGKSTLLKLLAWRKIPVPKNIDVLLVEQEVVGDDKSALEAVVSANEELIKLREEVAALQNLSLDGDEENNNEDDDTGEKLAELYERLQVIGADAAESQASKILAGLGFTKDMQVRATRSFSGGWRMRISLARALFVQPTLLLLDEPTNHLDLRAVLWLEEYLCRWKKTLVVVSHDRDFLNTVCNEIIHLHDLKLQLYRGNFDEFERGYEQRRKEMNKKFEIFDKQVKASKRSGNQAQQKKVKERIEYNNKKESKSKAKGKVDEDEPVAEAPKKWRDYSVEFHFPEPTELTPPLMQLIDVNFSYPNRDDFRLSNVDVGIDMGTRVAIVGPNGAGKSTLLNLLAGDLIPTEGEARKSQKLRIGRYSQHFVDLLTMEETPVQYLLRLHPEQEGLSKQEAVREKLGKFGLPSHNHLTPIVKLSGGQKARVVFTSISMSKPHILLLDEPTNHLDMQSIDALADALDEFTGGVVLVSHDSRLISRVCEDEEKSQIWIVENGTVESFLGMFDEYKEDLQKEIKAEVDD, encoded by the coding sequence ATGGGGAGAAAAAAAGCTGAAGAGGCTGGAACAGCCAAAGCAGGTAAAACTGctgcaaaagatgttaagaaGGAGAAGTTATCAGTTTCGGCTATGCTTGCCAGTATGGACCAAAAGTCTGAGAAACCTAAGGGTTCCTCCTCTGCCACTACTAGCAAGTCTAAAGCAAAAGCAGCCCAGAAGCGCACATCTTATACTGATGACATAGATCTTCCACCATcggatgaagatgaggatgagtTGTCTGGAGAAGACCAACAAAATAATCCCGGTGGTAATGTTCCTGTGAGATCTAATCGCCATGCTGATATAAAGCCACTTGAAGCTGCCTCCTTGGATGCGAAAAAACGAGAAAAGAAGGAAATGCTGGCTGCCGAAGCTGCAGCTCGGGCAAAAAAAGAGGCTCTTAGGGATGATCGTGAAGCCTTCAGTGTTGTCATTGGTAGTCGTGCTTCGGTCCTTGAAGGTGAAGATAATGCTGATGCTAATGTTAAAGATATTACAATTGAAAATTTCTCTGTATCTGCACGGGGTAAAGAGCTCCTCAAGAATACATCCGTGAAGATTGCCCATGGGAAGAGGTATGGTTTGATTGGACCTAATGGAATGGGGAAGTCCACGTTATTGAAACTTCTTGCTTGGAGGAAGATTCCCGTGCCTAAAAATATTGATGTTCTTTTGGTTGAGCAGGAAGTAGTTGGTGATGATAAATCAGCCCTTGAAGCTGTGGTCTCGGCCAATGAAGAACTCATCAAACTCCGTGAAGAAGTTGCAGCTTTGCAAAATTTATCTCTTGACGGGGATGAGGAAAACAACAATGAAGATGACGACACAGGTGAAAAGCTTGCTGAGTTATATGAGAGGTTGCAGGTGATTGGGGCTGATGCAGCTGAGTCTCAGGCGTCAAAGATACTTGCTGGATTAGGTTTCACTAAAGATATGCAGGTGCGAGCCACACGATCTTTTAGTGGAGGGTGGAGGATGAGAATCTCATTAGCTAGGGCACTGTTTGTCCAGCCAACCCTTCTACTACTTGATGAACCCACCAACCATCTTGATCTTCGTGCTGTTCTCTGGTTGGAAGAATACCTGTGTCGTTGGAAGAAGACACTTGTTGTGGTCTCTCACGACCGTGACTTTCTGAATACTGTTTGCAATGAAATTATCCATCTTCATGATCTGAAGCTTCAACTATATCGTGGAAATTTCGATGAGTTTGAAAGAGGGTATGAGCAACGTCGCAAGGAGATGAATAAGAAATTTGAGATATTTGACAAACAGGTGAAGGCTTCAAAAAGGAGTGGAAATCAGGCTCAACAAAAGAAGGTCAAAGAACGGATTGAATATAATAATAAGAAGGAATCGAAGAGCAAAGCAAAGGGGAAGGTTGACGAGGATGAACCTGTGGCAGAGGCCCCAAAGAAGTGGAGAGACTACAGTGTAGAGTTTCATTTTCCAGAGCCAACCGAACTTACCCCTCCTCTCATGCAGCTTATTGATGTGAATTTTAGTTATCCAAACAGGGATGATTTCAGGCTCTCCAATGTTGACGTTGGTATTGATATGGGCACCCGAGTAGCAATTGTGGGCCCAAATGGAGCTGGAAAATCTACTCTTCTTAATCTTCTTGCTGGTGATTTGATTCCCACGGAGGGGGAGGCTCGAAAGAGTCAGAAGTTGAGAATCGGGAGGTATTCGCAGCACTTTGTGGATCTATTAACAATGGAGGAAACCCCTGTCCAATATCTTCTTCGGCTTCATCCTGAGCAAGAAGGTCTTAGCAAACAAGAGGCTGTTCGCGAGAAGCTTGGAAAGTTTGGGCTTCCCAGCCATAACCACCTTACACCAATTGTGAAATTGTCTGGTGGGCAAAAAGCTAGGGTTGTCTTCACTTCAATCTCCATGTCAAAACCACACATTCTGCTATTAGACGAGCCAACAAACCACTTAGATATGCAGAGTATTGATGCACTAGCAGATGCATTAGATGAATTCACAGGTGGTGTTGTGTTGGTTAGTCATGATTCCAGGCTAATATCAAGGGTCTGCGAAGATGAAGAGAAGAGTCAGATTTGGATAGTTGAGAATGGGACTGTAGAATCTTTCCTTGGGATGTTCGATGAATACAAGGAAGACCTTCAAAAAGAGATCAAAGCAGAGGTGGATGACTGA